In the Euphorbia lathyris chromosome 5, ddEupLath1.1, whole genome shotgun sequence genome, one interval contains:
- the LOC136230377 gene encoding delta(3,5)-Delta(2,4)-dienoyl-CoA isomerase, peroxisomal-like codes for MQQYRTIQILQKPPNSRVFQLNLNRPSHRNALSREFFTEFPDALSSLDQNPDVGVIILSGAGDHFCSGIDLKTFNSITEKSLSGDRGRSNEFLRRDIKFLQEAITAIERCRKPVIASIRGACIGGGIDIVTACDIRFCTQDSFFSVKEVDLGITADLGTLQRLPAIVGYGKAVELALTGRRFSGQEAMDLGLVSRVFGSNEALDEGVRLVAEGIATKSPLAVTGTKAVLLRSRDLNVEQGLDYVATWNSAMLISDDLKEALKAYIQKRSPVFSKL; via the exons ATGCAGCAGTACAGAACAATTCAAATCCTACAAAAACCCCCAAATTCGCGGGTTTTCCAATTAAACCTAAACCGCCCGTCTCACCGGAACGCCCTCTCGCGAGAATTCTTCACCGAATTCCCCGACGCTCTTTCCTCTCTCGATCAGAATCCCGATGTTGGCGTCATCATCCTCAGTGGCGCCGGAGATCACTTCTGCTCCGGAATCGACCTCAAAACATTCAATTCCATCACCGAAAAGTCTCTCTCCGGCGACAGGGGCCGATCCAATGAGTTTCTCAGGAGAGACATCAAGTTCTTACAGGAAGCGATCACCGCGATCGAGCGGTGCCGGAAACCAGTGATAGCAAGCATCCGCGGGGCGTGTATTGGAGGAGGAATTGATATAGTGACTGCCTGTGACATTAGGTTTTGTACTCAGGACTCGTTTTTCTCTGTGAAGGAGGTCGATTTGGGGATCACGGCGGATCTAGGGACGCTGCAGAGGTTGCCGGCGATAGTCGGGTATGGTAAGGCAGTTGAATTGGCTTTGACGGGTCGGAGGTTCTCGGGTCAAGAGGCCATGGATTTGGGTCTGGTTTCTCGGGTTTTTGGGTCTAATGAAGCTTTGGATGAAGGTGTTAGGCTTGTTGCTGAGG GAATAGCTACAAAGTCTCCCCTAGCAGTTACGGGGACGAAGGCGGTCCTGTTGAGAAGCCGGGACTTGAATGTAGAACAAGGATTGGATTATGTTGCAACTTGGAATTCTGCAATGCTTATATCTGATGATCTTAAGGAGGCCCTAAAAGCATACATCCAGAAAAGAAGCCCTGTCTTTTCCAAACTCTGA